In Gimesia panareensis, the genomic window CTGTTTTGATGAATCCCCTGCTAGCTTTTCATGAACTTCCCCTGCCGCTGCCTGGGCAGCTTTAGTTGCCCCATAAAATTTCTCAGTCGTTGCAAAATCTTTGTGCCGCAAAATAATTTTGAGGGTTTCTGCAGAAACCCCAGCATTTATTAATCGGTGAGCACAACCACGTCTCAAATCATGGGCTGAAGCATATTTTAGCCGGCGACCAGCCTCTTCATCAGGTTGTTGAACGACAATCCGGGCTTGCTCTCCAATCATCGAAATAATGCGACTGACTCGCTTGGCTGTCAGCCTTTGCTCTTTTCGCTGAGCCTGCCTACTGGACTGTATTTCTGCTCTCTTTCTGAGCTTTGCAATCGACTTGGAATCAATCTCTCCCTGGTGACGATTAAATTCATCCATCCGTTTAATTTTAGCTCTTGAAAGCCATTTCCTGACCGTTGTCTCGGAAACACGACAGGCCCTGGCAATCGCAGAGTTATTATATTCCTTTGCCAATTCCTGAAGATCCGTATTCGTTGGTCTGAACCATTTACTGTCCGCTTTGATCTGATACTCCATCGATTGTGGGTTCACGACCCATCCATGTCGTTCCGATTGAGGAATCTGGTCCAGAATTTTTTGCAGACCGGGAAGCATGGGGATTTCTTGAGTTTTCCCATTTTTCTGTGAAGAGGGAATAATCAAAGTTGGATGCAAATCTTTCCGCTGTGGCCAAACAGGATGTATCTTTCGCTCATCATCCCATGAAAAATTCATCACATCGCCAATGCGAAAGGCGCTCTCCCAGATGATCTGTAAAACGTAACGCCAGGATTCGGCCGAATTCTTTCCTACGACTTCAGGTGTGACCTCAAGCATTTGCTCAAATTCGTCACCGGTGATCGGCCGCCCTTTCATCACCTCATCCACGCTCAGTTTGGTAACCGGAGGAATCTGGCTGATCCAACCGTGTCGATGGCAGTATCGTACAAATGCCATGACAGATCCCACCATCGTATTGACGGTAGTGAGAGCCCGATAGTCATAAACGCCCTCTTCACCGGCCAGCAGTCGGTCCTGTAAGTATTCCAAAGCAGTCAGAGTGGTATATTCTTCGATATTGGCGTTCTCAGGTAGTTTCTGTTTCTTCCGGTAATTTTCAAAGATCCGGCTGGCGATTTGAATCCGCCCCATAGCGGTTTCCAGAGACTTAGATCGCATCCGTGTCTTACAGTGTTCATAATAATGCTCAAAGCAGTCCTGCCACCGCATGTCACTCACCTGTTCCGCACTTCCTTGCATTACTGACGGTGTAGGAGCGCGTGTCTGGATCTCTAGCTCTTCCGTTATCACCCCACCCGATTCGATATAACGTCCGTTCAATAAACGTTCCCGGCATTCACGCATGATCCGACGGGCTTCACGCCGATCGCGGGTACCACAGTTTTTCCGGATCCGTTTCTGATGCAGCGGACAATAGAATTTCAAGACATACCCGTTCTTGTCTTTCTCTTTGAGAGGCCGATTTGGGTAGATCTGGATGTTACCGATTTCGGGATTGCGAGGCATGACTATTCAGAATGAAAGGCTATTCTGCCTCATCGGCTTTAGTGTGGGAATTTTTTTCCAAATGCAAAATCAGATTCTGCCCCGTCACCCATCGCGTGTGTCCAACAATAGTGTAAGGGAGCCCTTGATCAAGCAACTTGTCCCAGAACCGCTGGGAGATCCCGAGACGTTGTAACACCATCGCCTTGCTATAGGCCTCTGCCGCGTGAATGACTCCCCCAAGATTTTTATGCATCTCCCTCTCCCCATGATTGTTATAGAAAATCGAAAAGCAGGACGGCGATCGAATGATCAATCACCGTCCAGTAACGAATCTGCCGAAGTTCTAGTCCAAAAAGATTTCGGCTTCAGCCCGTTCGACGTAGCCCTGTGCCATCTGCAGCACGCGAATCGCCTGTGGCAATTCCGCTAGATTAAAGGACGACGTATATTTAATGTCCTCTCCATCCTTATACCGCTTCTGCACATTGACGCTGCGGACCGTGATGGGGCCTTCGTCCGTTTCAATCTCATGTCCGAAAACGGAAGCCGAGATGAATCCAATCCGGAACACTTTTTCCGGAGGATTACTACTGCTTCGTTTTGCACTTTTCTTAGCCATCGATTCAACCTTTCTGTGGAAGGAACAGTGTTAGATTGCTTCTCCAAATGAACCAGCAACCCGTCAGACTCGCTTTTGCCTGCACGATGCAGACAGAAAGTGACAATGCCACGTGATCCCATGCTGCGCAAGAAGATCAGGGCGGATTTCAAAAGGGTACCGGTGTTCCGAGAGAGGGAATCCAGGTCAGAAAGGGATTCAGTTACAAAATCCATCAATCACAGCCAGTGATTGCCAGCAGGTCATCCAGAAGGAAGACTCAGCCAATCATCGCCTGGCAGATATAAACGTGGGAGCCCCAGGGAATGGCTCCCATCAATTCGCCGTTCATAGCAGGAAGTAAATAACACCGCAGACGAACGTAATTCCGCTAATCGTGATATCCAATCCTGGTCCAGGTATCTGAGAAGGACGGATATATCGTTTTGGCGGTCTCAGCATTTCAACATAGACGTATTTACCGAGCCGTATGCAGCGTTGTCTGCAGTATCGAAAGAAGCGTCTCAACAAACTCCAGAGCCTGCTGATACAATCCATTAACGTTCTGCAAAACGTTCGAATGATTTGTTTAACCATAGAAAAGAGGGAAAAGAAATTATGTCGATCTGCCCAGTGCAGAATCGAATCATTTATCACCTCAACATCGGATTCGACCGTTCCTACATCCCTGTGTGCAGGACCAGTAAAAAAGATGAAAGGTTTTTAGTTCGATTTATCGGCAGGTTTCGTTCCCGATTCAGCAGTTTTGGAGCCAGTCTGCCGGCTGCGAACCTTGATGGCTTTCTGCAGACAGCTCCAGCACAAAGGGGCCTTGCCGATGAATCCGTCATCAAAATCTGTGGTGACGCATTCTTTGTTCTTTTCGCACCAGGTACATGTTTCTGTTGAATGATACTGCGTAATGGTGACGTTCATGATCCGGACCTTTCCCGATTAAATGGATTTGAGAAAACGAAGTTGAGCTCAGTACAGGAAAGGTCTGCCTGTCTCGGAAAGAATGATTTGAAATCCGGTTGAACAGCCGATGATCTTAAGCAGGTTCAACCTGGGCTGAACACAGTCAATCTCACTCAGCTTCCCTTCCCAGATGGAAGGAGGGAAACGGGCAATCAGGGTCACCCGTTTCCAGTACGATCACTTGTTCTCCTTCTGACCGTTGGTTTCGGTGTTAAGAATGTACTCCCAGGCCTGCTTGGTCAGCAAGCTGACAATGGGCAGATCGTCCCGGCCGAAACTGTTGGTCGATTTCCATTCCTCGCCCTGCTTGTAGGAACGCTGAAGCGTTACCTTGTAGAAGGTCGTTTTGCCGTCTTCGGATTGATTTTCGAAGACACTGGCAGTAATGCCGCGCAGCCGGAATGACTGCACGGGTTTGTTGGAATCGGTCTTATCAGACATCATAAAAAGGGGAACAAAACAAAAATGTGATTCATCAGCTTTTATGGATGAACCAGCGAAAAACTCCACACCCTGTTTCCTGGCTTGCCGACGTCCCTGAACGCCGTCAAACACGGTCACAGTGGTTTGGTGTGGCTGCTTAATAACGGTCACTGTCATGGGGTTTCTATTTCTGTTTCCAGGGGTTTGACCAGCGGCGCCCGCTCCCCCTGACAATTCAGTGTAATCGGTTCGTGTAAAAATGCTTCCGGCGTCAATTCCTGTTGTTCGATGCAGAGCCATAAATCGGGTCGTGGACGTGTCTTGAGTTTCTCTGCCGTTGTTTTACAGCGATATGCATTGGTAGTAACAAACAAAACACTGAAAACATCCAGTGTGGTTTCCGGAAAATGCTTGCGATGCAGCCTGCGATTGGCCAGTTCCGCGTACCCTTTCGTTTTCCGGGCCGCGATCTGTTTCGGTGAGCTGGTTCCCAGATCCTGTTCCAGGTAAAAGACTTTCTTATGTCCCAGTAATGAGAGCACGAAACCGGCATCAGGAGAACAGGATAAGGGAGGTTGCTCATTGAGTTTGGTCTGTAAATAAAACTGCTCTTTGACGTGGTCAGTTTTGTTGACAGTCTCCCATTCGTTGATCCAGCGATCGAGTTTGACTTCACTCTGTAATGCAATCCCCTGTTCAATCACTGTCCGCGTCTTGTTCATCGCAATCCAATGGTTTAAGCGATCAGCGCGGGGCTGGCGCGTACTGACAGACGTAACCGTACACCAGAACCATTGTAGGCGCAGGGTTTAGAATCTCGGGTTTCCTCACGTTTCCCATACAGGAGATCCCATGGTCCAAAACAATTCGAGTGAACCGCCCAAGTCTGGGCAGACCGACTGGAGCGATTCGACCAGGCTGAAATCACCGTCGCGCAGTTCNNNNNNNNNNNNNNNNNNNNNNNNNNNNNNNNNNNNNNNNNNNNNNNNNNNNNNNNNNNNNNNNNNNNNNNNNNNNNNNNNNNNNNNNNNNNNNNNNNNNNNNNNNNNNNNNNNNNNNNNNNNNNNNNNNNNNNNNNNNNNNNNNNNNNNNNNNNNNNNNNNNNNNNNNNNNNNNNNNNNNNNNNNNNNNNNNNNNNNNNNNNNNNNNNNNNNNNNNNNNNNNNNNNNNNNNNNNNNNNNTTTGACATCACCATGGACTCGACCGCCTTCGGCGACCGGTCCGGTCTGTTCTCGTTCGACACCGACGACGTGGACGAAGCGACCTTCAACCTGCTGCTGCACGGTCAGGTCTCCAACGTGGTGATCATCGACAACGGCGACGCCGACTTCTCGGCGACCGCCGGCTTCGAAACCTATACGACGGGCGTCAACCTGGGTGCCTCCGGCTACGAAGACGATATCGCCGGTGCGATTCCGAATCAGCCGGGCAATACCCCCGCGCCGGCCGGCACGGATACGGCGACCTGGACCTTCAGCGGTCTGGCCGACGGTTTCTACCAGGTCTCCACGACCTGGCCCGCCCTGTACAACCGGGCTGCGGACGCACCGTTCTCCCTGGACGGCGGAGCCGGGGCCTTCGCTCTCGAGGTGGACCAGACGCTGGTCCCCTCCAGCTTCGCTGAAGACGGCACGGCCTGGTTCGACCTGAATACCTCCTTCGAGGTGGTCGGGGGTGTGCTGACGGTGACGCTGACCAACGACGCCGACAGTGCCCCGCGGGACCACTTCGATNNNNNNNNNNNNNNNNNNNNNNNNNNNNNNNNNNNNNNNNNNNNNNNNNNNNNNNNNNNNNNNNNNNNNNNNNNNNNNNNNNNNNNNNNNNNNNNNNNNNNNNNNNNNNNNNNNNNNNNNNNNNNNNNNNNNNNNNNNNNNNNNNNNNNNNNNNNNNNNNNNNNNNNNNNNNNNNNNNNNNNNNNNNNNNNNNNNNNNNNNNNNNNNNNNNNNNNNNNNNNNNNNNNNNNNNNNNNNNNNNNNNNNNNNNNNNNNNNNNNNNNNNNNNNNNNNNNNNNNNNNNNNNNNNNNNNNNNNNNNNNNNNNNNNNNNNNNNNNNNNNNNNNNNNNNNNNNNNNNNNNNNNNNNNNNNNNNNNNNNNNNNNNNNNNNNNNNNNNNNNNNNNNNNNNNNNNNNNNNNNNNNNNNNNNNNNNNNNNNNNNNNNNNNNNNNNNNNNNNNNNNNNNNNNNNNNNNNNNNNNNNNNNNNNNNNNNNNNNNNNNNNNNNNNNNNNNNNNNNNNNNNNNNNNNNNNNNNNNNNNNNNNNNNNNNNNNNNNGGTACGATCTGGCAGGAACTGGGTAACTTCCAGGTGACTGCCGGGGGCACGCTGACGGTGACAATCACCGATGACGGTGCCGACGGCGATCTGGCGGCCGATGCGATGCGGCTGGAACTGATTCCGCCCGGACTGACGGCTCCGGAAATCGACGTACAGGCCGGGGCGACTGCTCTGACCAGCGGCGTGAGCAACGTCGATCTGGGCACCGCCTTCTTCGACGAGACCCTGTCGCAGACCTTCACGATTACGAACACCGGGACCAACACGCTGAACCTGGGGGCGATCAGCCTGCCGGGATCGGGCGAATACACGGTCTCGTCTCCGCTGGGGACGACGAACCTGGCCGCCGGTCACTCGACGACGTTCGAGATCTCCTTCAGCAGTACCGGGGTCGCCGGTCCTGTCGGCGGGGTCGTCTCAATCGTCACCAATGACTCGGACGAGAACCCGTTCACGTTCAACATCGCGGCTGAAATGACCGACGTGCTGATCATCGATGACGGCGATGCCGCCTACAACAGTGTGGGGAACTGGGATACCCAGATCTTCGATTCCCGCTACTTCCAGGATGACGGCCAGACACTGAACTTCGGTCAGAGCGGTACGGCAACCTGGGACTTCACGGGCCTGGCAGCCGGGACCTACACGGTCTCAGCCACCTGGTACGGTTACCCGAGCCCATCCTCGTATGCTGAATTCAACGTCTCCGGTGTAGGACCGGTGGTGATCGACCAGCAGGTCGCCCCGAACGACTTCACCGCCGACGGTGCCGACTGGGAGATCCTGAGCGCGGCTGTGGTCGTGGGCGGCGGTGGTTCAATCACCGTCACCCTGAGTGACAGCGGCCCGGTTGACGGGGCACTCATCGCCGATGCGATCCGCATCCAGCGGACCGGCCCGCTGCTGGCGGCCGCCGGTGCGAGCAGCACCTCAGCTCCGTCGATCACGCAGTCCGACCTGGACTCGGTCGTGGATGCGGCCCTGAGTTACTGGGAATCCGCGGGTCTGAGCGACGCCCAACTGGAACTGCTGCAGTCGGTGAACTTCGTGCTCGCCGATCTGCCGGATGCGATGCTCGGTGGTGCTGCAGGCACGACGGTCCTGATCGATGTGAACGCCGCCGGTTACGGCTGGTTCGTGGACGGCACGCCGCTGGACAGCAGCGAGTTCACGCTGATTGACGGCAGTCTGCTGGCCGGCTCGGGCAGTGCGGCCTTCGGCCAGATGGATCTGCTGACCGTCGTGATGCACGAACTGGGTCACACGCTGGGTCTGGAAGACCTGGCAACCGACGGCACGCTGATGAGCGATTCCCTGGACGTCTCCGAACGGCGGCTGCCGACGGAAGACGACCTCGACGCCTTCTTCAGCGCCATCTCAGGCGGAGACAACCCGCTGCTGGACTAAGCGAAACAGTTCAGACACAAACAGTCCCGACAGGCCCCCGGAAACTCAGGTTCCCGGGGGTAGGGATTTTGATTGAGATCTCTGTTGAAGAAAAGCGTTGGAATTGCATGCATAAAAAAAGCCACCTGAGTCGGTGCTCAGGTGGCTGGTCTGGTAAAGCGATCCCGTTCGTGTTTATTTCAGCTCTTTAATCTTGATGTTCTTCCAGCTGACCTGCTTGCCAACTTTTTCAGGATGGTTACCGACACCATGCACCTGCAGGGCAATGAAGCCTTTGGGAGTGAGGCTATCTTTGAGATCAGCAGCAGGAACGCCGTTGATCCAGGTTTTGATCGAATCCCCTTTGCAGACGATCCGGTAGTGGTTCCATTCGTTCTGCTTGAAGGCTTTCTGAGCTGCTTTGTTTTTTGAGAGGTCGTTCAACCAGCCGCGACGTCCTTCATCATAAATGCCACCTGACCAGGCACGGTCAGAGGGATCGATTTCAACCTGGTAGCCGTGTACACGGCCGGCAGGGATTTTTTTCTTCGCTTCTTTTCCGTTTGCGTCAGTATACTCAATGGTTCTGTCATCGTCGTGGACATTGCTGCGAATCTGGATACCGGAGTTTAACAGCGGATCGACTTTGAAATCGACTTCCAGTTCGAAATCACCGTACATTTTATCGGTACAGAGAAAACTGTTGGGGGTTTTGGGAACCGAGGTGCCGACGATCGTGCCATCAACGACGTCATACTTGGCTTTTCCGCCGTGCTGAACCCAGCCGTTGAGCGTTTTGCCGTCAAACAGCGGTTTGAAGCCTTTATCTCCGGCATAGGAAGTTACGTTAATCAGGAGTGCGAGGCAAATCGCTGAGAAGGTCAGATGTAATTTCATTGTTTATCCATCAGATTAAGGGTTTTAAATGTACCAGAAAACAGTCGTCAGGCAGCATTATGACTGGCTGACAGAGCGGATACCAGTCATAAAACAGAGTTTCCTGCCACGACTGTACCAATCAGTGACTGTAGATCGATTCGATTTAATCGACGCGATTGAGAATCAGCAGACGGAAGTCCATCACCTGCTTGCCCGGGATCTGCAGCGCTCGCAGGGTTAGCTCACCGGTGCCCTGAGACAGCTTAATTTTCCCCAACACCATCGGCTTGAAATCCTTGACCAGTGATTCGGAACGTTTCGCCCGATCCTGTTCTGCTCCGATCAGTGGGGGATCGTGTGCCTTGGTCACCTTTCCTTTTACTGTGCTGCCGTTGAAGCTCAGTTCGACGGTGGAGCCGACGCCGTCTGCCGGACAGGTGTAGTATAACACCGCTTCATAGGTACCCGCCTGATCGACTTTCGCCTTCCAGGTGATGCTGTCTTCGGTACTGGTCCAGTTGTAAAAGAAGGAACAGTTCGGGTGCCGCGATGAACGCTTGATGCCGCCATGCGAAATCGCATCACGGGCGGGCAGCTGTGTTGATTTCGCTCCACCATAACCAATCAGGAAAGGGCGGCTTTCCGTCGGATAGCCGTGCGGCCAGACCGACTTCTTCCAGTCAGCGACCGCCTGTTTGAGTTTCTGCGTCACCTCGGGTTTCTGTTTGGAGAGATCCTTTCGCTGACCGGGATCCTTAGTCATATCAAAAAGCTGGCCTTTTTCAGACAGCCGATACTGATCGGTACGGACACTGACCCGCTTGCGAAGGCTGGAGAAAATCATGCGGTCCGGCCACGATTCAGCCTGCCCCATGATCAATGGCTTGAGACTTACACCGTCAATCGGCTTGGGTTCAGGACGCTTGATGCCGGCCAGGTCGGTAAGGGTCGGCAGGAGATCAATGGCCCCGGCGACCTGGTTCACCTCGCGGCCGGCAGGAATGTGTCCGGGCCAGCGAATCACAAACGGCGACCGGACGCCGCCTTCATCCAGGGAACCCTTTTTCCCCTTCATATCGCCGTTCCAGCGAAAACCGTTTGGACCATTGTCTGAGAAATAAAGCAC contains:
- a CDS encoding golvesin C-terminal-like domain-containing protein; translated protein: FDITMDSTAFGDRSGLFSFDTDDVDEATFNLLLHGQVSNVVIIDNGDADFSATAGFETYTTGVNLGASGYEDDIAGAIPNQPGNTPAPAGTDTATWTFSGLADGFYQVSTTWPALYNRAADAPFSLDGGAGAFALEVDQTLVPSSFAEDGTAWFDLNTSFEVVGGVLTVTLTNDADSAPRDHFD
- a CDS encoding choice-of-anchor D domain-containing protein translates to GTIWQELGNFQVTAGGTLTVTITDDGADGDLAADAMRLELIPPGLTAPEIDVQAGATALTSGVSNVDLGTAFFDETLSQTFTITNTGTNTLNLGAISLPGSGEYTVSSPLGTTNLAAGHSTTFEISFSSTGVAGPVGGVVSIVTNDSDENPFTFNIAAEMTDVLIIDDGDAAYNSVGNWDTQIFDSRYFQDDGQTLNFGQSGTATWDFTGLAAGTYTVSATWYGYPSPSSYAEFNVSGVGPVVIDQQVAPNDFTADGADWEILSAAVVVGGGGSITVTLSDSGPVDGALIADAIRIQRTGPLLAAAGASSTSAPSITQSDLDSVVDAALSYWESAGLSDAQLELLQSVNFVLADLPDAMLGGAAGTTVLIDVNAAGYGWFVDGTPLDSSEFTLIDGSLLAGSGSAAFGQMDLLTVVMHELGHTLGLEDLATDGTLMSDSLDVSERRLPTEDDLDAFFSAISGGDNPLLD
- a CDS encoding topoisomerase II, with the protein product MHKNLGGVIHAAEAYSKAMVLQRLGISQRFWDKLLDQGLPYTIVGHTRWVTGQNLILHLEKNSHTKADEAE
- a CDS encoding tyrosine-type recombinase/integrase; this encodes MPRNPEIGNIQIYPNRPLKEKDKNGYVLKFYCPLHQKRIRKNCGTRDRREARRIMRECRERLLNGRYIESGGVITEELEIQTRAPTPSVMQGSAEQVSDMRWQDCFEHYYEHCKTRMRSKSLETAMGRIQIASRIFENYRKKQKLPENANIEEYTTLTALEYLQDRLLAGEEGVYDYRALTTVNTMVGSVMAFVRYCHRHGWISQIPPVTKLSVDEVMKGRPITGDEFEQMLEVTPEVVGKNSAESWRYVLQIIWESAFRIGDVMNFSWDDERKIHPVWPQRKDLHPTLIIPSSQKNGKTQEIPMLPGLQKILDQIPQSERHGWVVNPQSMEYQIKADSKWFRPTNTDLQELAKEYNNSAIARACRVSETTVRKWLSRAKIKRMDEFNRHQGEIDSKSIAKLRKRAEIQSSRQAQRKEQRLTAKRVSRIISMIGEQARIVVQQPDEEAGRRLKYASAHDLRRGCAHRLINAGVSAETLKIILRHKDFATTEKFYGATKAAQAAAGEVHEKLAGDSSKQDSEDGISQFSAEELKKLRSLLNSI
- a CDS encoding arylsulfatase gives rise to the protein MKQLLTLGLLVCILTGNLFAKENHHPNIVVFLADDQGWGDVSHNGNTNLHTPNIDALVKQGVRFNRFYVGAVCAPTRAAFLTGRYHARTGTTGVSKGEERFNSDEYTIAQAFKAAGYATGAFGKWHNGTQYPNHPNAKGFDEYYGFTSGHWGHYFSPMLDHNGTFVKGKGYITNDLTSKAITFIKQQVQQDKPFFTYLPYCTPHSPMQVPDEYWDRFADKKLKMHHRDPEKEQDDHLRAALAMCENVDWNVGRVLKVLNQLGIEDDTIVLYFSDNGPNGFRWNGDMKGKKGSLDEGGVRSPFVIRWPGHIPAGREVNQVAGAIDLLPTLTDLAGIKRPEPKPIDGVSLKPLIMGQAESWPDRMIFSSLRKRVSVRTDQYRLSEKGQLFDMTKDPGQRKDLSKQKPEVTQKLKQAVADWKKSVWPHGYPTESRPFLIGYGGAKSTQLPARDAISHGGIKRSSRHPNCSFFYNWTSTEDSITWKAKVDQAGTYEAVLYYTCPADGVGSTVELSFNGSTVKGKVTKAHDPPLIGAEQDRAKRSESLVKDFKPMVLGKIKLSQGTGELTLRALQIPGKQVMDFRLLILNRVD
- a CDS encoding replication-relaxation family protein, whose translation is MRLQWFWCTVTSVSTRQPRADRLNHWIAMNKTRTVIEQGIALQSEVKLDRWINEWETVNKTDHVKEQFYLQTKLNEQPPLSCSPDAGFVLSLLGHKKVFYLEQDLGTSSPKQIAARKTKGYAELANRRLHRKHFPETTLDVFSVLFVTTNAYRCKTTAEKLKTRPRPDLWLCIEQQELTPEAFLHEPITLNCQGERAPLVKPLETEIETP